The proteins below come from a single Terriglobales bacterium genomic window:
- a CDS encoding type ISP restriction/modification enzyme: protein MGPLQIRPGDRLIKNYYESLHQFGQLEFDHEGAVRSAFQALLDGYGRRLEWKLVPEYPYKKVRVDGALLDTWKQRRGFWEAKDVNDDLEKEIRSKIERGYPTTNIIFQAPERAILYQRGMRVGLNENIGDAKNLVELLKEFFSYKEPEHEEWDKAVDDFSERLPEIAKRAKDLIDHERVSNKAFRDRFEEFYALCRRSINPNLSFEAVEEMLIQHLLTERIFRRVFHAEEFRTRNVIAQEIEKVISSLTSRHFSRDAFLSELDRFYKAIERSAEEKSDYAEKQDFLNTVYERFFQGYSPKEADTHGIVYTPQPIVDFMVRSVEDILKKEFGKSLSDKGVHILDPFVGTGNFIVRIMREMKKSALPYKYENELHCNEVMLLPYYIASMNIEHEYFDRTGEYHSFPGICLVDTFELAELDQGTLGFMSEENTARVRRQKESPIFVVIGNPPYNTQQVNENDQNKNRKYEQMDRRVQETYVRDSKASLRNKLSDPYVKAFRFATDRIRDEGIVCFVSNNGFIDQVAFDGMRKHLAKDYSRIYVLDLGGNVRRNPKLSGTTHNVFGIQVGVAITVLVRHRNHEGGVTEIAYARMAENWRREQKYAELNRSREVSGVKWQRLTPDSNGNWLTSEFSAEFQDLLPLATKVSKSTSSQDRTIFGLYSLGLVTNRDAYVYDFDESGLQRKVKLMIQAYEEALGQATLTPKRAPEAFVKVADKRIKWTRQVKAALARKTESKFDNSKFRTCLYRPYVKEVVYFDDFWNEEQYRLRNIFPTKASEAENRIVIASALGFRSPYTACVADCIPELHFGASTDGFQCFPFYSYDEDGGNRRENITDWALNEFRTHYKDQKIGKWDIFHYVYGVLHSPEYRERYAANLKRELPRIPFASAATNRSGRPSEGSRHAPSLHSSPSPTASNTEESARIYAKLSPEQIKNVLEQVRVSQDAGELRYVSRADEYVFWAFANAGKRLADLHVNYEKQPEYRLERIENPKEKLNLRVEKMRLSKDKSLLIYNSFLTLKGIPPETYEYRLGNRSALEWIVDQYQVSTDKRSGITNDPNREDDPEYILRLIGQVVHVSVETVKIVKAFPGLGVPQAASTSA, encoded by the coding sequence ATGGGCCCGCTGCAAATCCGTCCTGGCGACAGGTTGATCAAGAACTACTACGAGAGCCTGCATCAATTCGGACAGCTTGAATTCGACCACGAAGGCGCGGTTCGCAGCGCGTTTCAGGCGCTGCTCGACGGATACGGCAGGCGTCTCGAATGGAAGCTTGTTCCCGAGTATCCGTATAAGAAGGTGCGCGTCGATGGCGCTCTGCTCGATACCTGGAAGCAGCGCCGCGGATTCTGGGAAGCCAAGGACGTAAACGACGACCTGGAAAAGGAAATTCGCAGCAAAATCGAGCGCGGATATCCCACCACCAACATCATCTTCCAGGCGCCGGAGCGCGCGATCCTCTATCAGCGCGGCATGCGCGTCGGGCTCAACGAGAACATCGGCGACGCGAAGAACCTCGTCGAACTGCTCAAAGAGTTCTTCTCCTACAAAGAACCCGAGCACGAGGAATGGGACAAGGCGGTTGACGACTTCAGCGAGCGTCTGCCCGAGATCGCCAAACGCGCCAAAGACCTGATCGACCACGAACGCGTCAGCAACAAGGCCTTCCGCGATCGCTTTGAAGAGTTCTATGCGCTGTGCCGGCGCTCGATCAATCCCAACCTGTCGTTCGAGGCCGTCGAGGAGATGCTCATCCAGCACCTGCTCACCGAGCGCATCTTCCGCCGCGTCTTCCACGCCGAAGAGTTCCGCACGCGCAACGTGATCGCCCAGGAGATCGAGAAGGTCATCTCCTCGCTCACCTCGCGCCACTTCAGCCGCGACGCCTTCCTCTCCGAGCTCGACCGCTTCTACAAGGCGATCGAGCGCAGCGCCGAAGAGAAGAGCGACTACGCCGAGAAGCAGGACTTCCTCAACACCGTCTATGAGCGTTTCTTCCAGGGCTACTCGCCCAAAGAGGCGGACACGCACGGCATCGTCTATACGCCGCAGCCCATCGTCGATTTCATGGTGCGCAGCGTGGAAGACATCCTGAAAAAGGAATTCGGCAAATCGCTTTCGGACAAAGGCGTGCACATCCTCGATCCCTTTGTGGGAACCGGCAATTTCATCGTGCGCATCATGCGCGAGATGAAAAAGAGCGCATTGCCCTACAAGTACGAGAACGAACTGCACTGCAATGAAGTCATGCTGCTGCCGTATTACATCGCCAGCATGAACATCGAACATGAGTACTTCGACAGAACCGGTGAATATCACTCTTTCCCTGGAATTTGTTTAGTTGACACGTTCGAGTTGGCGGAGCTGGACCAAGGGACGCTCGGCTTTATGAGCGAAGAAAACACCGCGAGAGTTCGCAGGCAGAAGGAATCCCCGATTTTCGTGGTTATCGGCAATCCGCCGTATAACACGCAACAAGTTAACGAGAACGATCAGAATAAGAACCGCAAGTACGAGCAGATGGATCGACGTGTACAGGAGACCTATGTTCGCGATTCCAAAGCCTCGTTACGAAACAAACTTAGCGATCCGTATGTGAAAGCATTTCGATTCGCAACCGATAGAATTCGCGACGAAGGAATAGTGTGCTTCGTCTCAAACAACGGCTTCATCGATCAGGTCGCGTTCGACGGAATGAGAAAGCATCTCGCGAAAGACTACAGCCGTATCTACGTCTTGGACCTTGGCGGCAATGTTCGTAGAAATCCGAAGCTCTCGGGAACGACACACAACGTGTTCGGCATTCAGGTTGGCGTTGCAATCACCGTGTTAGTGCGGCATCGCAACCATGAGGGAGGGGTAACCGAAATCGCTTACGCCCGAATGGCTGAGAATTGGCGGCGCGAGCAAAAGTACGCGGAGTTGAATCGATCGAGGGAGGTTTCCGGAGTCAAATGGCAACGTTTAACTCCAGATAGCAACGGCAATTGGCTGACATCCGAGTTTAGTGCTGAATTCCAGGACCTACTTCCGCTAGCCACAAAGGTAAGCAAGAGCACCTCATCTCAGGATAGAACGATCTTCGGGCTGTACTCCCTCGGATTGGTCACCAATCGCGACGCTTACGTTTACGACTTCGACGAGTCAGGGCTTCAACGAAAAGTGAAATTGATGATCCAAGCCTACGAAGAAGCGCTGGGTCAGGCCACGCTGACTCCAAAGCGAGCGCCAGAAGCCTTCGTCAAAGTCGCTGACAAACGTATCAAGTGGACACGTCAAGTTAAAGCAGCCCTCGCCAGAAAAACCGAGTCAAAATTCGACAACAGTAAATTCCGAACATGTCTTTATCGTCCCTATGTAAAAGAAGTTGTGTATTTTGACGATTTCTGGAACGAGGAACAGTATCGGCTTCGCAACATCTTCCCTACTAAAGCTTCAGAAGCAGAAAACCGAATCGTCATAGCAAGCGCGCTTGGTTTCCGTTCGCCTTACACCGCATGCGTCGCAGATTGCATTCCCGAATTGCATTTCGGGGCCAGCACTGATGGCTTCCAGTGCTTCCCCTTCTACAGCTACGACGAAGACGGCGGCAATCGCCGCGAGAACATCACCGACTGGGCGCTGAACGAATTTCGCACACACTACAAAGATCAGAAGATCGGCAAGTGGGATATCTTCCACTACGTCTATGGCGTGCTGCATTCGCCGGAGTATCGCGAGCGCTACGCGGCCAATCTAAAGCGCGAGCTGCCGCGCATTCCATTTGCCTCTGCCGCTACAAATCGTAGTGGCCGACCAAGCGAGGGTTCTCGGCACGCTCCATCTCTACACTCTAGTCCGAGCCCTACAGCATCGAATACCGAGGAATCTGCCCGCATTTACGCGAAATTATCTCCTGAACAAATAAAAAACGTGCTTGAACAGGTCCGCGTTTCGCAGGATGCTGGCGAGCTTCGTTACGTATCACGCGCGGACGAATACGTTTTTTGGGCCTTCGCTAATGCCGGGAAACGCCTCGCCGACCTGCACGTGAACTATGAGAAGCAGCCGGAGTATCGGCTGGAGCGCATCGAGAATCCGAAAGAGAAGCTGAACCTGCGCGTAGAAAAAATGCGCCTCAGCAAAGACAAGAGCCTGCTCATCTACAACAGCTTCCTGACGCTGAAAGGCATTCCGCCGGAAACCTACGAGTACCGATTAGGGAATCGCTCGGCGCTGGAGTGGATCGTCGATCAATACCAGGTCTCCACCGACAAACGCAGCGGCATCACCAACGACCCCAACCGCGAAGACGACCCCGAATACATCCTCCGCCTCATCGGGCAGGTGGTGCATGTGAGTGTGGAGACGGTGAAGATCGTGAAAGCGTTTCCCGGGTTGGGCGTGCCGCAAGCCGCAAGCACCTCCGCCTGA
- the terL gene encoding phage terminase large subunit, whose translation MNLSPEELDPVLRRDFYSFLIRSFVELNPQTDVAENWHIEVIADALERCRRGEIKRLIINLPPRSLKSHCASIAFPAWIMGHNPSAQIICASYAQDLADKHAIDCRALINSPFYQRIFPATRLSSEKRAVADFLTTARGCRKATSVGGVLTGRGADFIIVDDPLQPDKALSDVRRNAVNDWYDNTLCSRLNHKLTGCIIVVMQRLHEDDLVGHLLDIERRQAIDIEPKWHIVRFPAIAEQDETYVVDRFGEPITHTRRAGEVLHAEREPREILDQLRETQGEYHFTGQYQQSPAPMGGGMVKQRWFKTYTEADRPQTFDFVFQSWDTASKASELSDYSVCTTWGVIRWAAASKVPVSTDRGSDRVSNGGSHRTTRGGLIFLLHVLRCKMEYPELKRAVVEQANLWGAKNVLIEDKSSGTQLAQDLIHEGMHSIVKYPCTMDKITRMNTVTSTIENGFVYLPEKAPWLAQYIHELVTFPYGKHDDQADSTSQALNWLKTRLWESGIQTYYREEAQKAKEEKQKKENEPVRLTREWYYKKYGL comes from the coding sequence ATGAATCTCTCTCCCGAAGAACTCGATCCCGTCCTCCGCCGCGACTTCTACTCATTTCTCATCCGCAGCTTCGTCGAGCTGAATCCTCAGACCGACGTTGCGGAGAACTGGCACATTGAGGTCATCGCCGACGCCCTCGAGCGCTGCCGGCGCGGCGAGATCAAGCGGCTGATCATCAATCTGCCGCCGCGCTCGCTCAAGTCGCATTGCGCGTCGATCGCATTCCCGGCCTGGATCATGGGCCACAATCCCAGCGCGCAGATCATCTGCGCCAGCTACGCGCAAGACCTCGCCGACAAGCACGCCATCGACTGTCGCGCGCTCATCAACAGTCCGTTCTATCAGCGCATCTTTCCCGCAACACGACTTTCATCAGAGAAACGCGCCGTAGCCGATTTTCTGACCACGGCGCGCGGATGCCGCAAGGCAACCTCGGTCGGAGGCGTGCTTACCGGACGCGGCGCCGACTTCATCATCGTCGATGACCCGCTGCAACCCGATAAAGCGCTCTCTGACGTGCGCCGCAACGCCGTCAACGACTGGTACGACAACACGCTATGCAGCCGACTCAATCACAAGCTCACCGGCTGCATCATCGTCGTGATGCAGCGCCTGCATGAAGACGATCTCGTCGGCCATCTGCTCGACATCGAGCGCCGCCAGGCTATCGACATAGAACCAAAATGGCACATCGTGCGCTTCCCTGCGATCGCGGAGCAAGATGAAACGTATGTAGTCGATCGTTTCGGCGAGCCCATCACACACACGCGCCGAGCCGGCGAAGTGCTCCATGCCGAGCGCGAGCCCCGCGAAATCCTCGATCAACTACGCGAAACTCAGGGCGAGTACCACTTCACCGGGCAATATCAGCAGTCGCCTGCGCCTATGGGCGGCGGCATGGTCAAGCAGCGCTGGTTCAAGACCTACACCGAGGCCGATCGTCCGCAAACCTTCGACTTCGTCTTCCAGAGTTGGGATACGGCAAGCAAGGCGAGCGAGCTGAGCGACTACAGCGTATGCACAACCTGGGGCGTTATCAGGTGGGCGGCTGCAAGCAAAGTGCCGGTCAGTACCGATCGCGGCAGCGATCGGGTGAGTAATGGCGGCAGCCATCGCACCACGAGAGGCGGCCTAATCTTCTTGCTCCACGTCCTCCGCTGCAAGATGGAATATCCCGAATTGAAACGCGCAGTGGTTGAGCAGGCCAATCTCTGGGGAGCGAAGAATGTGCTCATTGAAGACAAGTCTTCAGGCACGCAACTCGCGCAAGATCTGATTCACGAGGGTATGCACAGCATCGTGAAATATCCCTGCACCATGGACAAGATCACGCGCATGAATACCGTGACGAGCACCATCGAAAACGGCTTCGTGTATCTGCCGGAGAAAGCGCCGTGGCTGGCTCAGTACATCCACGAACTGGTGACGTTCCCATACGGGAAACACGACGACCAGGCCGACTCAACCTCGCAAGCATTGAACTGGCTCAAAACCCGTCTGTGGGAATCAGGAATTCAAACCTATTACAGAGAGGAAGCACAAAAAGCGAAGGAGGAAAAGCAGAAAAAAGAAAATGAGCCGGTACGCCTCACGAGGGAGTGGTACTACAAGAAGTACGGGCTGTGA
- a CDS encoding DUF5681 domain-containing protein has protein sequence MRKRNDVGYCRPPKDKQFQKGQSGNPKGRPKGTPNLVAALTKTLSELVEIEAEDGSKITVTKLEASVRRLVDQALGGDLQAFRMLVIFNQAMQGPDGALSASELEAADQKVLNMLLRRFDSTKTRTN, from the coding sequence ATGCGAAAAAGAAACGATGTCGGATACTGCAGACCGCCGAAAGACAAACAGTTCCAAAAAGGACAGTCAGGCAATCCCAAAGGACGCCCCAAGGGAACTCCGAATCTGGTGGCCGCGTTGACCAAAACCTTGAGCGAATTGGTAGAGATCGAAGCGGAGGACGGAAGCAAGATTACCGTTACCAAACTGGAAGCATCAGTGAGGCGCCTGGTTGATCAAGCGCTCGGCGGCGACTTGCAGGCGTTCCGTATGTTGGTGATTTTCAATCAGGCGATGCAAGGCCCTGACGGCGCACTCTCCGCTTCCGAGCTGGAGGCCGCAGACCAAAAGGTTCTCAACATGCTCCTTCGCCGCTTCGACAGTACTAAGACGAGAACCAACTGA
- a CDS encoding aldo/keto reductase: protein MKYRPLGRTGWNVSEISFGAWAIGGAWGHVSEDDALGALRTAIDSGVNFIDTADVYGDGRSERLVARLKKERKEEIIVATKAGRRLPRQTTEGYSRQNLTTWINDSLRNLATDTIDLLQLHCPPTDLYYHPEVFGILDDFVRAGKLRFYGVSVERVEEAMKAIEYPNVQSVQIIFNCFRQRPADVFFPLAKQRQIGILARVPLSSGMLTGKLRRDSQFAADDHRNFNRHGEAFDVGETFSGVDYDLSLQAVEEIRRLLPAGMTMSQFALRWILMFDAVTCAIPGGKRPDQVTENCRASDLPPLSSDAMAAVKRIYEGKIRTCVHQRW, encoded by the coding sequence ATGAAATATCGACCACTCGGCCGCACAGGCTGGAATGTATCGGAGATCAGTTTTGGAGCATGGGCGATCGGCGGAGCATGGGGACACGTCTCCGAAGATGACGCGCTCGGAGCTTTGCGCACCGCCATCGACTCCGGCGTGAACTTTATCGACACTGCCGACGTCTATGGCGACGGACGCAGCGAGCGTCTGGTGGCGCGACTAAAGAAAGAACGTAAAGAGGAAATCATCGTAGCTACGAAAGCCGGACGCCGCCTGCCTCGACAAACGACCGAGGGCTACAGCCGGCAAAACCTTACGACGTGGATCAATGACAGTCTGCGCAATCTCGCTACCGACACCATCGATCTGCTGCAGTTGCATTGCCCGCCAACCGACCTCTATTACCATCCCGAGGTTTTCGGCATACTCGACGACTTCGTCCGCGCCGGCAAGTTGCGGTTTTACGGAGTGAGTGTCGAGCGGGTAGAAGAGGCGATGAAGGCCATCGAGTATCCCAACGTGCAGAGCGTGCAGATCATCTTCAACTGCTTTCGCCAGCGCCCGGCTGACGTTTTCTTTCCGCTCGCGAAACAGCGCCAAATTGGGATTCTCGCGCGCGTACCGCTTTCAAGCGGAATGCTGACCGGAAAGCTGCGGCGCGATTCGCAATTCGCCGCTGACGATCACCGCAATTTCAATCGTCACGGAGAAGCCTTCGACGTGGGCGAGACCTTTTCCGGAGTCGACTACGATCTGAGCTTGCAAGCGGTGGAAGAGATTCGCCGTCTGTTGCCGGCAGGAATGACCATGAGCCAATTCGCCCTGCGCTGGATTCTGATGTTCGACGCAGTCACATGCGCGATCCCGGGAGGCAAGCGTCCCGATCAGGTCACAGAGAACTGCCGCGCTTCCGACTTACCGCCGTTGAGCAGCGACGCCATGGCCGCAGTCAAGAGAATCTACGAAGGGAAGATCAGAACGTGCGTGCATCAGCGCTGGTAA
- a CDS encoding NnrS family protein — translation MSPATLLQIEATLRDTKIQSAIDRERGAQRLVTAFILTGLAFMLLPGTFLGVWNLISISESRSVTTLSPAWIQAHGHAQIFGWIGTFILGIGLYSLRKMQHSAPFPLSRGWLCWALWTIGVLLRWTTNIYAWHWRTLLPISAMLELSAFALFQHCLRRERKPNRESEAWMTLVVSSIFGFLASLTANLALCILIAIRNSGPAFPHGLDQRMLVLSTWGFLVLAIWGFNAKWLPVFLGLATPSERGLIAALLINLAGVSTALLGLFKVSAFLLLNGALAVMLALHIFEPAKHGPKMLNVHSSFPIFVRAAYVWLGIAALLTVWATGADRADGIWGASRHALTVGFIAVMVFAIGQRVLPAFCGMKILFSPTIMLWSLVLLNIGCVLRVFAEIPAYEGYWRPAWHVLPVSAIVELLAVTLFAVNISVSILKPMKRAV, via the coding sequence ATGAGTCCAGCGACGCTCCTACAGATCGAAGCAACCCTGCGCGACACAAAAATACAAAGCGCGATCGATCGTGAGCGCGGTGCGCAAAGGCTGGTCACGGCATTCATCCTGACCGGCTTGGCGTTCATGCTGCTGCCGGGAACCTTTCTCGGAGTGTGGAACCTAATCTCGATCAGCGAGTCACGTTCGGTGACGACGCTTTCGCCGGCATGGATTCAGGCGCACGGGCATGCGCAGATCTTCGGCTGGATCGGTACATTCATTCTGGGCATCGGCCTGTATTCTCTGCGGAAGATGCAGCATAGCGCGCCTTTTCCCTTGAGTCGGGGCTGGCTGTGCTGGGCCTTATGGACGATCGGCGTGCTCCTGCGTTGGACAACCAACATTTACGCATGGCATTGGCGTACGCTGCTTCCCATTTCGGCAATGCTGGAATTATCGGCGTTCGCGCTGTTTCAGCATTGCCTCAGGCGAGAGCGCAAACCAAACCGTGAATCCGAAGCATGGATGACGCTGGTGGTCAGCTCGATTTTTGGCTTCCTGGCGTCGCTGACCGCAAACCTCGCTTTATGCATACTTATCGCTATACGCAACTCCGGCCCGGCATTTCCGCACGGACTTGACCAACGCATGCTCGTACTCTCCACGTGGGGCTTTCTCGTGCTCGCGATCTGGGGATTCAACGCCAAGTGGCTGCCCGTATTCCTTGGTTTGGCAACACCATCAGAACGAGGTCTGATCGCTGCTCTGCTGATCAATCTGGCAGGAGTATCTACTGCGCTGCTTGGCTTGTTTAAAGTCTCAGCGTTCCTGCTCCTCAATGGTGCTCTGGCGGTCATGCTGGCGCTGCACATCTTCGAGCCTGCAAAACACGGGCCAAAGATGCTGAACGTGCACTCCTCATTTCCCATTTTTGTACGCGCTGCATATGTGTGGCTGGGGATCGCCGCCCTGCTTACCGTTTGGGCGACCGGAGCAGATCGCGCGGATGGCATTTGGGGAGCTTCGCGCCACGCATTGACTGTCGGATTCATAGCAGTTATGGTTTTCGCGATTGGCCAACGAGTGCTGCCGGCATTCTGCGGCATGAAGATTCTGTTCAGTCCGACGATTATGCTGTGGTCGCTTGTGCTTCTCAATATTGGTTGTGTCCTGCGAGTCTTCGCGGAAATTCCTGCATACGAGGGCTATTGGCGGCCAGCGTGGCATGTTCTGCCAGTCTCAGCCATTGTTGAGCTTTTGGCGGTTACGCTATTCGCCGTGAATATTTCTGTCTCGATCCTGAAGCCGATGAAACGCGCCGTTTAG
- the ric gene encoding iron-sulfur cluster repair di-iron protein, whose translation MTFKPANTVREIAHQLPSSIRIFDDLGIDYCCGGNKSIAQACQAAGVSLEMLLGRLGELNETIPDPDFGHWHQAPLSELTRHIVESHHAYVRKEIPRLNALLEKVNSRHGSVHPELTPMKLVFAFVGEDMLNHMQKEEQVLFPYINALERTSSEGEVPPPTPFGSVTRPVECMMRDHEKAGKEMQQIRDLSSGYTVPDGACMSYRALYDGLRDFEQDLHRHVYLENNILFPRAIETESKACAPA comes from the coding sequence ATGACATTCAAACCCGCAAACACGGTCCGCGAGATCGCTCATCAACTCCCTTCTTCGATTCGCATCTTCGACGACCTTGGCATCGACTACTGCTGCGGCGGGAACAAGTCCATCGCGCAAGCATGCCAAGCGGCAGGCGTCTCGCTTGAAATGCTGCTTGGCCGTTTAGGGGAATTGAACGAAACGATTCCAGATCCTGATTTTGGGCATTGGCATCAAGCACCTCTTTCCGAACTGACGCGGCATATCGTGGAAAGCCATCACGCTTACGTCCGCAAGGAGATTCCACGGTTGAACGCGCTGCTCGAGAAAGTGAATTCCCGTCATGGGAGTGTTCATCCGGAGCTCACACCCATGAAGCTGGTCTTCGCCTTCGTTGGCGAGGACATGCTCAATCATATGCAGAAAGAAGAGCAGGTGCTTTTTCCTTACATCAACGCTCTAGAGCGGACAAGCAGCGAAGGCGAGGTGCCCCCACCCACTCCGTTTGGCAGCGTAACGCGTCCCGTAGAGTGCATGATGCGCGACCACGAAAAGGCCGGCAAGGAGATGCAGCAGATACGGGATCTGAGCAGCGGATACACGGTGCCAGACGGAGCCTGCATGAGCTATCGCGCGCTCTACGATGGGCTGCGTGATTTCGAGCAGGACCTGCATCGCCACGTGTACCTCGAGAACAACATTCTGTTCCCGAGAGCGATCGAGACTGAATCGAAAGCCTGCGCTCCAGCATGA
- a CDS encoding Crp/Fnr family transcriptional regulator has translation MALHSTPVTPVTDSLLKTQLFSGLTPAERESLSKRAVRKRYKDGERLFTEGDKCDGLFVVSKGAVRIFKSAPNGREQVLAVEGPGSSIAELPVFDGGDYPASANAVGETEAVFISRQAFQAFCLEHPQVALKVLAVVGSRLRRLVAIVEELSFTTVRQRVIALLVRMAEAEGKRTARGIQLSLKAGHQEIAFEIGTVRELVSRNLARLQAEGLIEVDGREVLVKDLAALEAQQKVAS, from the coding sequence ATGGCTCTCCACAGCACTCCAGTTACTCCCGTCACCGACTCGCTGCTGAAGACGCAACTTTTCTCTGGACTCACGCCCGCAGAACGCGAATCACTCAGCAAACGAGCGGTTCGCAAGAGATATAAAGACGGTGAGCGGCTATTCACAGAAGGCGATAAATGCGACGGGTTGTTCGTCGTCTCGAAAGGAGCGGTGCGCATCTTCAAATCGGCGCCGAATGGGCGGGAACAGGTGTTGGCCGTGGAGGGTCCGGGCAGCTCGATTGCCGAGCTCCCCGTCTTCGACGGAGGGGATTATCCGGCTTCGGCAAATGCGGTAGGAGAAACGGAAGCCGTCTTCATCTCTCGTCAGGCTTTTCAGGCATTCTGCCTTGAACATCCGCAGGTTGCGCTCAAAGTACTCGCCGTCGTCGGATCGCGATTGCGGCGGCTGGTTGCAATCGTCGAAGAACTCTCGTTCACGACCGTACGCCAGCGGGTAATCGCTCTGCTAGTCCGGATGGCAGAAGCCGAAGGGAAGCGAACTGCACGTGGCATTCAATTGTCGCTCAAAGCTGGACACCAGGAGATCGCGTTTGAGATCGGAACAGTTCGCGAATTGGTTTCGCGCAATCTGGCGCGCCTTCAGGCTGAAGGCCTGATCGAAGTTGACGGCCGCGAGGTCCTGGTCAAAGACCTGGCTGCGCTTGAGGCGCAGCAGAAAGTAGCTTCCTAA
- a CDS encoding DUF6755 family protein encodes MNRQEQGTTLFTALLTLVGVGVIVQLWLLSASVDAVFRHDSGTPLHAAIASGVLFLINAALLLYLFGFDKRLRRP; translated from the coding sequence ATGAACCGGCAGGAACAAGGCACGACGCTCTTTACTGCGCTCCTTACGTTGGTTGGAGTAGGAGTGATCGTGCAACTCTGGCTTTTGTCCGCGAGCGTTGATGCTGTGTTTCGTCACGATTCGGGAACGCCCCTGCATGCGGCCATTGCTTCCGGCGTGCTCTTCTTGATTAACGCAGCTCTACTGCTATATCTGTTCGGCTTCGATAAGCGCCTGCGACGACCCTAA